In Kryptolebias marmoratus isolate JLee-2015 linkage group LG4, ASM164957v2, whole genome shotgun sequence, the following proteins share a genomic window:
- the LOC108235598 gene encoding olfactory receptor class A-like protein 4 isoform X1, with product MELAVKTDSKILDLETNETAKQEESATLVGMGLRTSVSPAQSAFYIILVALGIVGNVIVIWVIGKSVIMDRGGGHNSDIIIVNMALSNLMVSVMRNVLLIISDLGFEGNFLLLQLYSSKGWCKFLMGIWVWLRSVNVWSTLFLSAFHLHTLKRVAPSVGNLQGPWGTHKTLLLSLSLIWLLNFLYAIPAHIFSTNGNENTTETLMLISSTTRPLLGCVWKFPSNYSGLAYATTSMAIHEVFPIVLMVLANVTSLYTLYNHGRMRTSVQDAPVIKRVPAERRAAKVILALVILFILSWGTSIISVNYFNYNQGSSAEFLLVIARFANTIFIAWSPIVLAVGHRGLRTCIKSTLTY from the exons ATGGAGCTTGCTGTTAAAACGGATTCAAAAATCCTGGATTTAGAAACAAACGAGACAGCGAAGCAGGAGGAAAGCGCCACACTTGTGGGGATGGGGCTTCGCACCTCTGTGTCCCCTGCACAGAGCGCTTTTTACATCATTCTGGTGGCTCTGGGAATTGTGGGTAACGTGATTGTGATCTGGGTGATCGGGAAGAGCGTAATCATGGATCGTGGCGGGGGGCACAACTCGGACATCATCATAGTGAACATGGCCCTGTCCAACCTGATGGTGTCTGTGATGAGGAACGTGCTGCTCATCATCTCAGATCTGGGGTTCGAG GGAAACTTCTTGTTGTTGCAGTTGTATTCGTCCAAAGGGTGGTGCAAGTTCCTGATGGGGATCTGGGTGTGGCTGCGGTCGGTCAACGTGTGGTCGACGCTGTTCCTCAGTGCTTTCCATCTCCACACCCTGAAGCGGGTGGCTCCCAGCGTCGGAAACCTTCAGGGGCCGTGGGGCACCCACAAGACCCTGCTGCTCAGTCTGAGCCTCATCTGGCTCCTCAACTTCCTTTACGCCATTCCTGCTCACATCTTTTCCACAAACGGGAACGAAAACACGACAGAG ACCCTGATGCTGATCAGCAGCACGACGCGCCCCCTGCTGGGCTGTGTGTGGAAGTTTCCCTCCAACTACTCAGGCCTGGCCTACGCCACCACCTCGATGGCCATACATGAAGTGTTCCCGATCGTCCTGATGGTCCTGGCCAACGTGACCTCCCTCTACACGCTCTACAACCACGGCAGGATGCGAACTTCTGTGCAGGACGCCCCCGTCATAAAACGGGTCCCGGCAGAGAGGCGAGCAGCCAAG gTGATTCTCGCTCTTGTCATTCTCTTCATTCTATCTTGGGGAACCAGCATCATCTCTGTCAACTACTTCAACTACAACCAAGGCTCCTCGGCAGAGTTTCTCCTGGTTATCGCTCGCTTCGCCAACACCATCTTCATCGCCTGGTCCCCTATCGTCCTGGCAGTGGGACACAGGGGTCTGCGTACCTGCATCAAATCTACACTCACCTACTGA
- the LOC112450508 gene encoding transmembrane protein 240 isoform X1: MATREKADSKVGAKLATLRDGNSSGPDGQNRCDDTDNRRRGMDALLNCLKNLILPLLKGEDHICRCHCAREQAYHVVPYHEALEVYSPRHFMLPEDSMPVMVGLVVGVFIFWFLLWLVAILRSFKDDGSLSQTLRFNNTEDFLRPLHPPDTEDTTEADVPSDDLI; encoded by the exons ATGGCAACGCGGGAGAAAGCCGACTCTAAAGTGGGAGCAAAGTTAGCGACTCTTCGCGACGGTAACAGTTCGGGTCCGGACGGGCAGAACCGATGCGACGATACCGACAATAGACG acgGGGCATGGACGCGCTTTTAAACTGCTTGAAGAATCTGATTCTTCCACTGCTGAAGGGAGAGGACCACATCTGCCGGTGCCACTGTGCAAG AGAGCAAGCCTATCATGTTGTTCCGTATCACGAAGCTCTCGAGGTTTACTCCCCGCGACACTTCATGCTTCCTGAGGACTCGATGCCTGTAATGGTTGGACTGGTTGTCGGCGTCTTCATCTTCTGGTTCTTACTGTGGCTCGTTGCGATTTTGCGCTCTTTTAAAG ATGACGGCTCTCTGTCGCAGACTCTCAGATTCAATAACACAGAGGACTTCCTCAGGCCGCTACACCCTCCAGACACCGAAGACACAACCGAGGCAGATGTGCCTTCTGATGACCTTATTTGA
- the LOC108235597 gene encoding olfactory receptor class A-like protein 4 — MSEVLTADAILFGLLVFSGILGNILVIQVVLQSAFESPSHRLAPSDTILVHLSLANLLTSLFRTVPIFVTNLGLDASLSPGWCRVFMLLWVWWRAVGCWMTLALSVFHLTTLRRQHVAFGPLALRRERRRVWIVMGLVWGANLAFSTPALVYTSHIEGNATVELMVISCTPRPLLGCVWDFPSTQQGSAFASTSLALNEILPLMLMVFTNLGTLHALTKHIRAVTSGMELGGSHGELDKHVSTERKAAHVIMALVLLFVVCWVLQVAAVTYYNYDGGRHAEWLLTVAHFSASLFVGFSPMVVALGHGKLRRKIRSMILVWTKVLKCYTKETGDGSKSTKTEGKPIISGVKKEVKVITVEEKVKSNS; from the exons ATGTCAGAGGTTCTCACAGCCGATGCTATTTTATTCGGGCTGCTGGTCTTTTCTGGCATTCTGGGAAACATCCTGGTCATCCAAGTG GTGCTTCAGTCTGCATTTGAGAGTCCTTCTCATAGACTCGCCCCCTCCGACACCATTTTAGTCCACCTGTCTCTGGCCAACCTGCTGACCTCCCTTTTCCGCACGGTGCCCATTTTCGTGACGAACCTGGGCCTGGATGCGTCTCTGTCTCCAGGATGGTGCAGGGTCTTCATGCTGCTGTGGGTGTGGTGGCGAGCCGTGGGCTGCTGGATGACCCTGGCGCTCAGCGTGTTCCATCTCACCACCCTGAGGCGGCAGCATGTGGCCTTTGGGCCTCTCGCGCTGCGGCGGGAGAGGCGGCGGGTGTGGATCGTGATGGGGCTGGTCTGGGGAGCGAATCTGGCCTTTTCCACGCCGGCGCTGGTGTACACCTCTCACATTGAAGGCAACGCCACCGTGGAGCTGATGGTGATAAGCTGCACCCCCCGGCCCCTGCTGGGCTGCGTCTGGGATTTCCCTTCCACCCAGCAAGGCTCGGCCTTCGCCTCCACTTCGCTCGCTCTCAACGAGATCCTGCCTCTGATGCTGATGGTTTTCACTAACCTGGGCACCCTTCACGCTCTGACCAAGCACATCCGAGCCGTGACCTCGGGGATGGAGTTAGGGGGAAGCCACGGGGAGCTGGACAAGCACGTGTCCACCGAACGTAAGGCAGCTCATGTAATCATGGCGCTGGTGTTGCTCTTCGTGGTCTGCTGGGTCCTGCAGGTCGCTGCAGTGACGTACTACAACTACGACGGGGGGCGCCACGCCGAGTGGCTGCTGACTGTGGCCCATTTCTCCGCGTCGCTGTTTGTAGGATTCAGCCCCATGGTGGTGGCTCTGGGACACGGGAAGCTGAGGAGGAAAATCAGGAGCATGATTCTGGTGTGGACTAAAGTTTTGAAATGTTACACCAAAGAGACCGGAGATGGGAGCAAATCCACCAAAACTGAGGGGAAACCAATCATTTCTGGTGTCAAGAAAGAGGTGAAGGTTATAACAGTGGAGGAAAAGGTTAaatcaaacagctga
- the LOC112450508 gene encoding transmembrane protein 240 isoform X2, translating to MATREKADSKVGAKLATLRDGNSSGPDGQNRCDDTDNRRRGMDALLNCLKNLILPLLKGEDHICRCHCAREQAYHVVPYHEALEVYSPRHFMLPEDSMPVMVGLVVGVFIFWFLLWLVAILRSFKDKMEEREGEL from the exons ATGGCAACGCGGGAGAAAGCCGACTCTAAAGTGGGAGCAAAGTTAGCGACTCTTCGCGACGGTAACAGTTCGGGTCCGGACGGGCAGAACCGATGCGACGATACCGACAATAGACG acgGGGCATGGACGCGCTTTTAAACTGCTTGAAGAATCTGATTCTTCCACTGCTGAAGGGAGAGGACCACATCTGCCGGTGCCACTGTGCAAG AGAGCAAGCCTATCATGTTGTTCCGTATCACGAAGCTCTCGAGGTTTACTCCCCGCGACACTTCATGCTTCCTGAGGACTCGATGCCTGTAATGGTTGGACTGGTTGTCGGCGTCTTCATCTTCTGGTTCTTACTGTGGCTCGTTGCGATTTTGCGCTCTTTTAAAG ACAAGATGGAGGAAAGAGAGGGGGAGCTTTGA
- the ssu72 gene encoding RNA polymerase II subunit A C-terminal domain phosphatase SSU72, with translation MPSHTLRVAVVCSSNQNRSMEAHNILSKRGFDVRSFGTGTHVKLPGPSPDKPNVYDFKTTYEQMYNDLVRKDKELYTQNGILHMLDRNKRIKTKPERFQLCKDKFDLVITCEERVYDQVLEDLNSREQETLQPVHVINVDIQDNHEEATLGAFLICELCQCIQHTDDMENEIDELLQEFEDKSNRPFLHTVCFY, from the exons ATGCCGAGCCACACGCTCCGCGTAGCGGTGGTGTGCTCGAGCAACCAGAACCGCAGTATGGAAGCGCACAATATCCTCAG caaACGTGGATTTGACGTGCGATCATTTGGGACGGGGACTCATGTGAAGCTACCCGGTCCTTCCCCGGATAAACCTAATGTGTATGACTTCAAAACAACTTATGAACAGATGTACAACGACTTGGTCCGCAAGGACAAGGAACT ATACACACAGAATGGCATCCTGCACATGCTGGACCGTAACAAGCGCATCAAAACGAAGCCGGAGCGCTTTCAACTATGCAAGGACAAGTTTGACCTGGTCATCACCTGTGAAGAGAGAGTCTATGACCAAGTGTTGGAGG ATTTGAATTCAAGAGAGCAGGAAACTTTACAGCCTGTGCATGTTATCAATGTAGATATTCAGGACAACCACGAGGAAGCCACGTTAGGCGCCTTCCTCATCTGTGAGCTGTGTCAATGT ATCCAGCACACTGACGACATGGAAAACGAAATCGATGAGCTCCTACAAGAGTTCGAGGACAAGAGCAACAGGCCCTTTCTCCACACTGTTTGCTTCTACTGA
- the LOC108235596 gene encoding von Willebrand factor A domain-containing protein 1 produces MRVFFLRCVFLFAALQRGRLTAALPATVLSGCQGDILLLLDSSGSVTKFEFSRFLRFAAHLLRPFSLGPGHVRVALLQVGTSPRLEFSLDVHGEQESLQEALRGVGQLQGDTNTEAAIQVARRLLAKTEQSVPKVLLWLTDGVQPGAVEKPMLELKARGVSVLVVSTIHGNHQVLKRVVTPPVESHLYAVDIDSIEIITEDLREAIIRIFCAGQLSVVRLTSRSAELQWRPVLTADSGYYELRYQSVGKTQPETRERLSGDSSRVELSDLQPETTYTASLHPESNHKLFRPLSVNFTTLPDVLSPAVVSLSDSGPHQIRVSWRPLQPARVQAYTLEYGAIPSGAVHTVTLDSQRSSVLLTDLEPDTQYLVTVSALHVDGKERAMSVRACTQKAALPSLADLQLRPQEEDEVHAEWRSQGEGLKGYWVSWETKSSRSSLSERSVSSNFLPPTAPSTRLTRLAPHSRVCVSPVYGSGRGDGICCTAR; encoded by the exons ATGAGGGTCTTTTTCCTTCGCTGTGTTTTCCTCTTCGCCGCCCTGCAGCGCGGCAGGCTGACTGCAGCTCTACCTGCCACAG TGTTGAGCGGCTGTCAGGGAGACATCCTCCTGTTGCTCGACTCTTCGGGAAGCGTGACCAAATTTGAGTTCTCTCGCTTCCTGCGCTTCGCCGCTCACCTGCTCCGTCCCTTCTCGCTGGGTCCCGGACACGTGAGGGTGGCTCTGCTGCAGGTCGGCACCAGCCCCCGCCTGGAGTTCAGTCTGGACGTCCACGGCGAGCAGGAGAGCCTGCAGGAGGCCCTGCGCGGCGTCGGCCAGCTGCAGGGAGACACCAACACGGAGGCGGCGATCCAGGTGGCCCGGCGGCTCCTGGCGAAGACGGAGCAGAGCGTGCCGAAGGTTCTGCTGTGGCTGACTGACGGGGTGCAGCCCGGAGCCGTGGAAAAGCCGATGTTGGAGCTGAAGGCTCGGGGCGTTTCTGTGTTGGTTGTTTCTACGATACATGGGAACCACCAGGTGTTAAAACGTGTGGTGACCCCTCCCGTAGAGTCCCACCTCTACGCCGTGGACATCGACAGCATCGAAATCATCACCGAAGACCTGAGGGAGGCCATCatca GAATATTTTGTGCAGGACAGCTGAGCGTGGTCCGCTTGACCTCCCGCAGCGCTGAGCTGCAGTGGCGTCCTGTTCTGACTGCAGACAGCGGGTACTATGAGCTGCGTTACCAGTCCGTGGGTAAAACCCAACCTGAGACCAGGGAGCGTCTGTCAGGTGACTCCAGCAGAGTGGAGCTGAGTGACCTGCAGCCTGAAACTACGTACACAGCTTCCCTCCACCCGGAGTCCAACCACAAGCTGTTCAGGCCACTCTCTGTAAACTTCACCACACTTCCTG ATGTTTTAAGTCCGGCGGTGGTGTCCTTGTCAGACTCTGGGCCCCATCAGATCCGTGTCAGCTGGAGGCCCCTGCAGCCGGCTCGGGTGCAGGCATACACCCTGGAGTATGGAGCTATTCCGAGTGGAGCTGTTCACACCGTGACGTTAGACAGCCAGAGAAGTTCTGTTTTACTGACGGACCTGGAGCCGGACACTCAGTACCTGGTCACAGTCAGCGCTCTGCACGTCGACGGCAAAGAGAGAGCCATGTCTGTGAGGGCCTGCACTCAGAAAG CAGCCCTGCCGTCTCTCGCCGACCTTCAGCTGAGGCCACAGGAGGAAGACGAGGTGCACGCAGAGTGGCGATCACAAGGGGAAGGTCTGAAAGGCTACTGGGTCAGCTGGGAAACGAAAAGCTCCCGGAGCTCCCTGTCAGAGCGCTCCGTCTCCTCCAATTTCCTGCCCCCTACCGCTCCTTCGACGCGACTCACACGCCTCGCGCCACACAGccgagtgtgtgtgtctccGGTCTACGGCTCGGGTCGAGGAGACGGGATATGCTGCACTGCAAGATGA
- the LOC108235598 gene encoding olfactory receptor class A-like protein 4 isoform X2, with amino-acid sequence MELAVKTDSKILDLETNETAKQEESATLVGMGLRTSVSPAQSAFYIILVALGIVGNVIVIWVIGKSVIMDRGGGHNSDIIIVNMALSNLMVSVMRNVLLIISDLGFELYSSKGWCKFLMGIWVWLRSVNVWSTLFLSAFHLHTLKRVAPSVGNLQGPWGTHKTLLLSLSLIWLLNFLYAIPAHIFSTNGNENTTETLMLISSTTRPLLGCVWKFPSNYSGLAYATTSMAIHEVFPIVLMVLANVTSLYTLYNHGRMRTSVQDAPVIKRVPAERRAAKVILALVILFILSWGTSIISVNYFNYNQGSSAEFLLVIARFANTIFIAWSPIVLAVGHRGLRTCIKSTLTY; translated from the exons ATGGAGCTTGCTGTTAAAACGGATTCAAAAATCCTGGATTTAGAAACAAACGAGACAGCGAAGCAGGAGGAAAGCGCCACACTTGTGGGGATGGGGCTTCGCACCTCTGTGTCCCCTGCACAGAGCGCTTTTTACATCATTCTGGTGGCTCTGGGAATTGTGGGTAACGTGATTGTGATCTGGGTGATCGGGAAGAGCGTAATCATGGATCGTGGCGGGGGGCACAACTCGGACATCATCATAGTGAACATGGCCCTGTCCAACCTGATGGTGTCTGTGATGAGGAACGTGCTGCTCATCATCTCAGATCTGGGGTTCGAG TTGTATTCGTCCAAAGGGTGGTGCAAGTTCCTGATGGGGATCTGGGTGTGGCTGCGGTCGGTCAACGTGTGGTCGACGCTGTTCCTCAGTGCTTTCCATCTCCACACCCTGAAGCGGGTGGCTCCCAGCGTCGGAAACCTTCAGGGGCCGTGGGGCACCCACAAGACCCTGCTGCTCAGTCTGAGCCTCATCTGGCTCCTCAACTTCCTTTACGCCATTCCTGCTCACATCTTTTCCACAAACGGGAACGAAAACACGACAGAG ACCCTGATGCTGATCAGCAGCACGACGCGCCCCCTGCTGGGCTGTGTGTGGAAGTTTCCCTCCAACTACTCAGGCCTGGCCTACGCCACCACCTCGATGGCCATACATGAAGTGTTCCCGATCGTCCTGATGGTCCTGGCCAACGTGACCTCCCTCTACACGCTCTACAACCACGGCAGGATGCGAACTTCTGTGCAGGACGCCCCCGTCATAAAACGGGTCCCGGCAGAGAGGCGAGCAGCCAAG gTGATTCTCGCTCTTGTCATTCTCTTCATTCTATCTTGGGGAACCAGCATCATCTCTGTCAACTACTTCAACTACAACCAAGGCTCCTCGGCAGAGTTTCTCCTGGTTATCGCTCGCTTCGCCAACACCATCTTCATCGCCTGGTCCCCTATCGTCCTGGCAGTGGGACACAGGGGTCTGCGTACCTGCATCAAATCTACACTCACCTACTGA
- the fndc10 gene encoding fibronectin type III domain-containing protein 10, with translation MTHQHRPSLLALSALLLCTLTGSSSSSSSSSSSSSSAAAASSSEVRGRNGSQGEPSAKIKEVTGHSRGSNSSLIAEGSGPGPDEGVSPVCAYRVIEGGISGQLCFRRTLFGYKCLKEDCRTRVSLGTLTVNVLVNGSVLLQWTHEGDSVQVADPGPKPSRAEPVLGDRRRRRAGFELSCWWNGSYTQFECASVHLGSGCRDFLLSELHENIPYRICLRPLARAEPEPGPAEPRDCVEFTLPTSGMQDIVIAMTTVGGAICVMLVIICLLVAYITENIMSPATQHTYSYRAHSRH, from the coding sequence ATGACACACCAACACCGCCCATCGCTGCTGGCCCTGTCGGCTCTCCTGCTCTGCACATTAACAGGCagctcatcctcatcctcctcatcctcatcctcctcctcatcagcagcagcagcgtccTCGTCTGAGGTGAGAGGCAGGAATGGCAGTCAGGGTGAGCCATCAGCAAAGATTAAAGAGGTAACAGGCCACAGCCGAGGCAGTAACTCCTCTCTCATTGCTGAGGGGTCTGGACCGGGTCCAGATGAAGGGGTGTCACCAGTTTGTGCCTACAGGGTGATCGAGGGGGGCATTTCGGGCCAGCTGTGTTTCAGGCGCACACTCTTTGGGTACAAGTGTCTTAAGGAGGACTGCAGGACACGGGTGTCTTTGGGGACTCTTACGGTCAACGTCCTCGTCAATGGCAGCGTACTGTTACAGTGGACCCACGAGGGGGACTCCGTCCAGGTCGCGGACCCTGGCCCcaagccgagccgagccgagccggtGCTCGGGGACCGGCGCCGCAGACGCGCGGGCTTCGAGCTGAGCTGCTGGTGGAACGGTAGCTACACCCAGTTCGAGTGCGCCAGCGTCCACCTCGGCTCGGGCTGCAGGGACTTCCTCCTGTCCGAGCTGCACGAGAACATCCCGTACCGGATCTGTCTGCGCCCCTTGGCCCGCGCCGAGCCGGAGCCGGGGCCCGCGGAGCCGCGGGACTGCGTGGAGTTCACGCTGCCGACGTCCGGGATGCAGGACATTGTGATCGCCATGACAACGGTGGGGGGAGCCATCTGCGTGATGCTGGTGATCATTTGTCTGCTGGTGGCCTACATCACGGAGAACATCATGAGTCCCGCCACGCAGCACACGTACTCCTACCGCGCGCACTCACGCCACTGA